The Chanodichthys erythropterus isolate Z2021 chromosome 12, ASM2448905v1, whole genome shotgun sequence genome contains a region encoding:
- the LOC137032698 gene encoding galectin-9-like, with protein MALHLQPPFINPTVPFSTTIQGGFQDGMIITVCGRVLPDADRFNVNLEHGSDVVLQVNPRYSWLLPISGYVVHNTRQNGKWGWEERKVETPFPRGQMFSLQILITQESYKISTNGELFSEYKHRMPFSNVDRICVVGMVELNVVAFHYCVSHLPALPGSLMVPYKSIIYGGVQPGKCIVIQGVINPQAKRVGFSLRHRTGIAFDYSPRFDEKVVVCNCYENGKWGEEERSGQMPFERGQTFLVTISCSPDNYEVFVSGKKTRTFSRRYNNMEEIDVLEVSGDVQLTFVQP; from the exons ATGGCTCTGCATCTGCAACCACCATTTATTAACCCA ACTGTCCCATTCAGCACTACGATCCAGGGAGGATTTCAGGATGGAATGATTATTACTGTATGTGGACGGGTTTTGCCAGATGCTGACAG ATTCAATGTGAACCTCGAGCATGGGTCTGATGTCGTTCTGCAGGTTAACCCACGCTATTCATGGCTCTTGCCCATCTCTGGATATGTAGTTCACAACACCCGCCAGAATGGGAAATGGGGCTGGGAGGAACGCAAGGTAGAAACTCCCTTCCCAAGAGGCCAGATGTTTTCCCTGCAGATCCTCATCACCCAGGAGTCTTACAAG ATAAGTACTAATGGGGAACTCTTCTCGGAGTACAAGCACCGTATGCCATTCTCAAATGTGGATCGGATCTGTGTGGTTGGAATGGTGGAACTGAATGTAGTCGCCTTCCACTATTGTGTG TCCCACCTTCCTGCTCTTCCAGGATCTTTG ATGGTCCCATACAAAAGCATCATATATGGTGGAGTACAGCCTGGAAAATGCATTGTCATCCAGGGAGTCATCAATCCCCAAGCAAAAAG AGTAGGATTTAGTCTACGACACAGAACTGGAATTGCGTTTGACTACAGTCCTCGTTTTGATGAGAAAGTGGTTGTTTGCAACTGTTATGAGAATGGGAAGTGGGGCGAGGAGGAACGGTCTGGACAGATGCCTTTTGAGAGAGGGCAAACTTTTCTG GTCACCATTTCTTGCAGTCCTGATAATTATGAGGTGTTTGTCAGTGGTAAAAAAACTCGTACTTTCAGCCGTCGCTACAATAACATGGAAGAGATTGATGTTTTGGAAGTTAGTGGAGATGTGCAGCTGACCTTTGTGCAGCCCTGA